A genomic region of Pongo pygmaeus isolate AG05252 chromosome 7, NHGRI_mPonPyg2-v2.0_pri, whole genome shotgun sequence contains the following coding sequences:
- the SLURP2 gene encoding secreted Ly-6/uPAR domain-containing protein 2 isoform X2 yields MQLHTGLLLAAVLSLQLAAAEAIWCHQCTGFGGCSHGSRCLRDSTHCVTTATRPRTLSPYGPHSLVPGLTAAPPSSLASPHLRASAATVQHHLS; encoded by the exons ATGCAGCTCCACACTGGGCTCCTGCTGGCCGCCGTCCTGAGCCTGCAGCTGG CTGCAGCCGAAGCCATATGGTGTCACCAGTGCACAGGCTTTGGAGGGTGCTCCCATGGGTCCAGATGCCTGAGGGACTCCACCCACTGTGTCACCACTGCCACCC GCCCCCGGACACTCAGCCCCTACGGCCCCCACAGCCTGGTGCCAGGGCTCACGGCCGCCCCTCCCTCGAGCCTGGCCAGCCCACATCTCCGGGCCTCTGCAGCCACCGTCCAGCACCACTTGTCCTAG
- the SLURP2 gene encoding secreted Ly-6/uPAR domain-containing protein 2 isoform X1, whose protein sequence is MQLHTGLLLAAVLSLQLAAAEAIWCHQCTGFGGCSHGSRCLRDSTHCVTTATRVLSNTEDLPLVTKMCHIGCPDIPSLGLGPYVSIACCQTSLCNHD, encoded by the exons ATGCAGCTCCACACTGGGCTCCTGCTGGCCGCCGTCCTGAGCCTGCAGCTGG CTGCAGCCGAAGCCATATGGTGTCACCAGTGCACAGGCTTTGGAGGGTGCTCCCATGGGTCCAGATGCCTGAGGGACTCCACCCACTGTGTCACCACTGCCACCC GGGTCCTCAGCAACACCGAGGATTTGCCTCTGGTCACCAAGATGTGCCACATAGGCTGCCCCGATATccccagcctgggcctgggcccgTACGTATCCATCGCTTGCTGCCAGACCAGCCTCTGCAACCATGACTGA
- the LYNX1 gene encoding ly-6/neurotoxin-like protein 1: MTPLLTLILVVLTGLPLAQALDCHVCAYNGDNCFNPMRCPAMVAYCMTTRTYYTPTRMKVSKSCVPRCFETVYDGYSKHASTTSCCQYDLCNGAGLATPATLALSPILLATLWGLL, encoded by the exons ATGACGCCCCTGCTCACCCTGATCCTGGTGGTCCTCACGGGCTTACCTCTGG CCCAGGCCTTGGACTGCCACGTGTGTGCCTACAACGGAGACAACTGCTTCAACCCCATGCGCTGCCCGGCTATGGTTGCCTACTGCATGACCACGCGCACCT ACTACACCCCCACCAGGATGAAGGTCAGTAAGTCCTGCGTGCCCCGCTGCTTCGAGACTGTGTACGATGGCTACTCCAAGCACGCGTCCACCACCTCCTGCTGCCAGTACGACCTCTGCAACGGCGCCGGCCTTGCCACCCCAGCCACCCTGGCCCTGTCCCCCATCCTCCTGGCCACCCTCTGGGGTCTTCTGTAA